Below is a genomic region from Seriola aureovittata isolate HTS-2021-v1 ecotype China chromosome 23, ASM2101889v1, whole genome shotgun sequence.
AAATTTAAGCATCACAGCTAGACCGATAAACCAACCAGGCCAATACATTGGCTAACAGTTACTTATTGCAGATCTGTTTAGATGCCGACTGATAAATGACAATAACTTGAAGCACAGAGATGCAAAGATGTGTTTGAGGTCATTTAGAAAGAGTACGGCCATCAGCACTGAAAAACTTCTTTTTCTAGAGTACAAAATCCCACTCAGTACATAACTTGGTcactaaatgttttttgttgttggttttttttacatagtttgcatgtttttggatAAACTGTGCaataatgtaattaatgtttATGGTTTCTCAAGCAAGGAAATAatagagtgaaaaataaataagcatAAAAGTCATACCTGATAATTGCTTCACTGTAATCCACAGAGCTTCTGTAGTGGGCAGCAAACTATCCACAATGTATTaagattatatttttatttccaagTACAAgtgtgtcatttttgtgacaCGCTTGTCATTTacaataaaagaacaaaaatgagGCATTAATTATGACAAAGTCTTATGTTGGAAAAAACAGGAAgggttttattttccatgtcaCAGAAGAATGTCAAATATACAGCACAGTAATTTCAATGCAAATTATCACCTTTAGCAGCAATTCCACAGAAGAATGCCagggaataaataaaatctaacaGGTATTCCTTGCTAACGACGTGTAACCTTTGTGTCACGTGCAGTTTTTGGAAATTAGGAAGGTCAAACTTGAGAATGTCACAGCTGTTATTGGTTTATCCGAGACATTAGCTCCTCCAGCTCCGGACGCGCCTTGAACCGCACTTTGTATTCAGCCTCGCTGTGCTGTGaggaaaagaggggagagatgGGGAGATTATTACTGAAAtgttacaaaacattttcataaaatccttttcctgttttactttaaGGCTGCATATTATCATTAATTCTAAGAAAGTTTCAACAGAGTATTTACTGCACTAACACTGCTTGTGGTGAAATAGTATTTGGCTGATTTTAATGTCGACTTATGCTAGTTAAATTTCACTGAGGTTTTTAATATAAGGTTTTATGTTTATACACTATATGGCATTTTACCcgatgcagaaaaaaaatctaaacgtgtgacaaaaagtgagaaaaaattAAGTTTTCTACTTCGTGCTAACTCACCTCTTTCACAGAAAGTTGAACTCCCTCTGGTTGATTCTTTAAAAGAACATCCATGATGACAGGACACAGTAGTGTGTTCAGACTTCTCAACTAGACAAACAGATAGATAACATTGTTCAGAAGTCAGGTCTTTGTCACAGAAAACTAACAGAACATACACTGACTGAGTtaaaaaagagacattaaacAGACAAACTAACAGTTTTACCTGGATGACTCGCTCGTGAGTCTTTAGGACAGCATCGGTGTACATCTTGGTGCCTTGCTCTTGCATTAGCATGACCTCTGTGGTCTTGGTTGGCAAAGCGTAGCTGCATGTGAAAAACAGTAATAAACAAAAATTCAAGCATAAAAATTATGCATTATCTTCCATCTTCTACTGTACTGCAAAAACCTTCAGCAGGCATTTCACTGGATGATGTGTGTCCATGTAGTTTATCTTTTGACATCTGTAAACTTACTATTCTTGTTTACAGTTGGAAGAGTTTACTGACCTTAatctgtctatatatatatatatatatatatatgaaaaaaggGCTATTTGCCCATATGATTTTCAGCTGATGGAGGTTTCAGGACTGAAATGTTGTGAATAAAATTAGTACAAATGATCGATAGAATGGAATTTCTTGAATCCTTCATATACAGTAGTTGTGATCCAGCAGAGCAGGTTTGGGAATTTGGGCACGtagttagtttgtttgttagtttttaatGCTGTGTCATGCCAAACATCGGGAATTACAAGACACTATTTTTATATTATCCGTACACTTTACACTGCTACAAGCCGACAGTTTATCTTCAAGGCTTTCTCCATGTAACTGGTTATATTGAATGTTTCATAAGGGAACAACAACTaaataaagtttagtttttatcttactaaaaagaagttaaaaagaaaaaagacaacagaatGATCTCTCTACACACcatattcacattttatcatcttaAATGCAGCCCACCCACCCAATCATCAGCCCTGTTCTTTATTCTGACCTACCATGAATTCTCAGGACAGAtgaatgttattaaaaaaaatgtctgactaAACCAATAGTTGTTGAACAGTGTGCCACACATATTTTGACCAAAAGccactggtttaaaaaaaatcagagacctgtctgtggtgtctTTCTAAATATACTCACCACAATGCCACTTTGATGTCGAAGTGGTTGCAGAGTTTGTGGATGTACTGGATGTAGTGCTCCACCAACGTCATGTCGTAACCCGACACCTGCACATTCAGGGTCCCGTACGCTGTGTCCGTCGCTTCAAAGATTGGGTTAATCTGACGCTtgcctttctttttcctttgctgaaaacaaaacaaataaacacgaAACACGTTATGACATCCACGTACAATGTTATTAAAACCAATGACTTTATACCTTTTGTCCAGATGAGAGGCTTGACTAATGGTAGACCCTTCAGTAACTAAAGTAGTCTCAAATCTTAAAAGTAGAAGGTTCAAGTGGgtacttatttgtttttgttatctatggttttattttccagttatttattatctatgtttttacatgtttttaagaTTTGCAGCAGAAATAACTGATGTTTTATTCTAAAAATATAATCTATATTTCAGTCTTACCAAATTCTTTCTTAAAAGGTATCTCCAACTCCCAATCCCGTGGGTTGGCATGTTGTGAAATTGTCTGTCATTTGCAGAAGCTGTGCCTGGAGGGAACATTTGTCCATTTAAGTACATAGTCTGTCCACACATCCCACACATCTCAGTATTTGCAAGATAAATTTAACACGCATAAGTCTGTCTTTAATTCACATGCAAAGGACATGTGCTTTATTCATACAAGTCTTTAATGACTTACCATATACAGGATGCTGGATGGACGGTGTGGCACTttaaagaaaaccaaagaaGTATTAGTCAAACAGTATTAGAAAGTGAGGATGCATACTGTtaatacatatactgtattcttgcaattgattagttgatcaaaattattttaactgaaaataaacaactgcTCATTGTGCATCTGCAGCGTTATTTTCAAGgcgtttttccttttaaaattgCTGAAATCTGGAATCTTAGTAGTTCATTAATtatgataacattttattcaacaattgtttttttaagttaaaaactgtgaaaaataaaaccctaagttgtaaataaaatctttttttttgttttagatttcAAAAGTACACCTGTAAACCTGAGattctttatttgttgttatgAAGTAGCATTATCACAGCCTTAAAATGTAGCCTTCAATTTAGGCCATCATACTATATGAGAATTAAAAAGTAAAGCAAAGACTTACCGGCATAATGTAAGGGCTTTATTTAACGCAAACACCTGCTGTGTGAAAGACACCTGCAACTGGATAAAACAGGATAAAATCAACTGTCGTTTCTACAACATAGGTTTCTCAGTATTTTGgatttaacaataaaacacattacttGTTTTGATTACGGTCAAGCTAATCTGCCTGCAAATTATATGGTGCAACAATAATAGGTATGTTAAAACCAGATTACTAACACATTGCACGTATGAGGATgaagtgaattttattttgaaatttgcACATAGCTAAACTTAAGCTACCCCCATCACCGGATGTCGTCACACTGAACATTTCTAGGATTTGTACTATTTGGAAAATTAACCATCAGTTCTGGGAAACTGTGTTGAgcattttattgccattttctAACATTTAATAGACCaaacaactaattgattaatcaagaacaAAACCGGCTTCAAGCTATATTGGCTTGCTGCTTATTCTTGTCTTAACATTATAATAAATTGAATgttttacgtttttttgacaCGTCAAACTAAACAATACATTAGATAACCTCAGCTTGGGCGACtgtttctgatgttgtatagaCCAAGCGTCAGTcgattaatcgagaaaataattAGTGATTGGCCAGCTAATTCATTTAAACCTCAAATGTAATAATTTCTGGATTGATaataggaaagaaaagaaagctaAAATAATCATTAACTAATTACGAATTCTGCTTATCTCTGTTTGTCTGATCTTTTGAGCGTTGTTTTCACAAACTGGTCATTTCAAGACAGCACCTTGGGTTAGGAAAACTTCtgatcaaaaacatcataaaataaactTCCGTTAGCTGCTGTTTAAAATCAAACTATAACACAGAGAGATAAAGCAGTACCAAGCTGACAAAGGCTAAAAATGACTTGAACTAAGAGTAACTAACCGCTGCAGTTTGACctctgtgaaaaaacaaacatttagcggagacagaaaaataaaacccttaCCTTACGAAAGACAGGGTTCATAGCTCaacgtctgtctgtctgtatttaacGAATAACAcaggctgtctgtgtgtttcatttacttATCCACATATAACaagtaaaaatcaaaaacacatgcactgactgctactgctgctgctgctgctgctgctgacgccGGAAGCGTTCACAGGAAACCAGTGCGTGCGCTAACACACTCGTGGGTTAAACGCGCCAGAACAAAGGTTCCGGGCACAGAAATCACTTCCAGACCCAGCGGTGATGAGTATTTCTTTGTGATGAAGTGTAAAGTTTATAAGTGTCAGTGTAAGAGACAACAGAGGATAATTAATTGATGTTTTACTTTTCCATCTTTTATGGTTCTCTTTTTTTATCCAATCTTACTGTggtgcatttttttatttttgcgtTTTGATTTTCCCTGTACAAAGCAACTTGTAACCTTGTTTGGGTGGTGCTGTAAATGTAAAGTTTAAGCCTTTTCTTCTTGGTTTCTCTCTTATGATTATTATAGCTACTGCTTTTCTAGTCTGACTCCAGACCTCTGAATCAACCTGCttgttttcagaattttttATAACCAAGGAATTGAAACAAAGAGTCAAAAGTTCTCATTTTGAATACCTCCTCTTTGAAACCTTGCAGACCAATTCTGATGTAGTTCAATTGTGTACACTTgtctttttcatatttcaaaacTGTCATAAAAGGACACTTGACCACACATTTCAACAggctttattttcatgtattatttgttttagtttggCCCCTCACAAAATCAAccatatcaaaataaaaatcagctttCAACATTCATATATTTCAGGCCTAACATAGCATTTTTTTTGTAGTAAAGTGCAAAAATTCCACATCACCTGAAACTGATATTTTAAGAATAATGTATGAAGAGTGCATAGGAATATTTTAACAATGCATTAATTGCTTTTAAAGCACTATGAATTATGAAAAGCAAAAGTCATCCTGTAGCCTATGTAAACTGTTATTACCacactgcatttctttttctaacATCATGCCAAGCAAACAAACTCTCCAAAGTACCCATGCACTTTGAAGAGTACATCCTCACTCTTTGGCTTGCAATGTTCAACTCTAGCATGAATTAAACAATCACAACAATCCATACACAAAGGACTCATTCAAGTAGATTGTTACCAGCTTGGTGTATTTGTTTAACCATATAACTCTCAGGACAGAGCTTTGACCTGTTTACAAGGATTCTGATTAAGAAGGCTTTCTATGGTGATGGAAAACTGGGAAACTCAAGGAATTcagacatttttgtttcattgccTGGTAAGTTATAGGGAAATAATTTCAGAGGATCTGTCTGTGAAAGACATCTCTCTGTTTTGTACCTGTTGTTCTCTTAAAAATTCAGGTGAAAGTTCTTAAAACAATTTTGTTAAAATCTGTCAGTGCTGTAAAGTCAACTATGTCACATTTTCGAAAATTTTTACCCAAGTGGTAGAAAATCTGGCATCACAGATGAGCAGAGGTTTTGCCAAATTCATTTTCAAGTGTTTGAGTCCTTCCAGCCACATTCTGTCATTACACATTGACATTCATGTGTGTACGTATACAGCAAATATCTTCTAACAAAAAGCACCTTAATTAAGTTAGTAGTATGCAACACAGGTTTAGCATGAGATTCACAATGGCAGATTCTCAGTGCACAGTTAGTTTTATATCCAGCTGAAACAAAGTTATCATCCACTATGTCTCATAGTATTGTGGGAGGGTTTGAGGCAAAAATTGGCAGCTGCTCGAGTCGTGTTTTGTGTGTGGGACATTCAAAGAGAAGATGGGTGCAACACTAAAACAGACACTAAAACCATAACATCTGTTGCACTCACCCACAGTTAAGGATCAAATTCAAAGTGCTTCAAAAGgtgtaaaaatatatgtaaacaaATCATGTCCTCGGTTAAactcccctctcttcctcgtcttcctcttctctatcgtcgtcgtcgtcctcatcttcttcctcttcactctcttcctcctcctcttcccctggACTGTAAAGATCATCAGCCAGCTGGTCATGtccgtcctcttcctcttcctcctcctcctcatcttcctcctcctccccctcactcCTCATTTCTTCCTCGCTGCTGTCATCGAAGTCATCGTCATCGTCTTCATCCACAGCCTCTTCCTcattctcctcctgctcctcctcttcctcgaGATCCGAGAGATGACCTGATGGGTGGACACATTTCTTTAACCTCTGAAACTCTGGCGTTTCGCTGACTGTGACTTTATCATATATAATGctttggacaaaataatatttgGAAATGAATACATGAGGGAAAATTACTTACACATGGAATTAATGGCAGCAACAATGTGACATGGTAGTTCGTCATCCAGgaattttctcatttcttcttccATCATTGTTACAAGAACCTCCGTCTCCATGTCGACATATTCTGGGtagaacatgttttttcttaGCTGCCTACGgcacctaaaaacacacacacacacacacaaaccttagATAAAGCCTTTTTTGATTGTATTCCAAATTTCAAGACacctttttttacatttttccatctGCACgtcaaaataaatatacagcTGCAACGAttactcaattaatcaatcaaaagaaaattaatctgcagctgttttaatgAGTGATTAAtagttttaatgactttttaggcaAAAATTTCCAAATAATGACAATCAATGTCAAGATTTTATGGGTTTCTTGTGATAtgacagtgaactgaatatTCATGGGTTATGTACTGGTGGTCAAATAAAACTATTCTAATGTTTTATGTACATAATGATTAAATGATCaatcgagaaaataatcagcgAAACGAACACATAATGAAAATACTTGTTCATTTCAGCACTGAATGAATATAAAAGCAGTACATACTGTTTTCCTGTTGTCTTGTATGCCTGAAATAGGGACAAAAACAGAAGTTTGGACACAAATTATacaaaaagcagattttaaaaaatcagccAAATTGCAGCtaagaaaaaataacttattCAATAGAGGTCATTTATTGAGGGAATCTATTAAGAATATCAACTTCAACAACTGACCCAGTTTTTGTCACTGTTCTAAAGCTGAAGACATTCCACCTAGTTATTACATGTGTCTCACCTCAATGAAGCGGAAAGGATCGTTTTCCTGCATGAGGCTTTCCATGCCGCAGCGAGCCTCCTGGAGACGGGCCTGGTCCTGGCAGATCCTGGAGATGTTCTTCTGAATGGCCGGCCCATTGGTCTCACAGTGAGTGCGTGTGCAGTCTCGCAACCTGTGGACGAAGCTGAGTACCTTGCCCTTCATGTCCTCACCCAGCCTGGTCAAGCACTGCTCAGAGTCATCCATGAACTTctggatgaggagagagagagaaagaaaacatgttacCAGGACGACAGTGTGAAAGATCAAACAGGTGGAATCAACCAATCATTTTTCATTAActtaataaatgtgtttatgaataAATTTCCAGCTTAATATACTGCATCACATATTAAGCTATTATCTTAACGCATTCTCTCAAGTTTAGTGAACTTAACTTAATCgaatttacattaaaacaagTGTCATTTATTTGACTAAACTTGACAAACTTAGTTCTGTTACCTCAAATTTTTTAGTCAGCATGGAAgcttacattttttaattgaacCAGTTTACAATGTTTTACAGCATATGTATGTTCTGCAAGGGTTACAAGCCCTCAGTACCATGGACAATACAATACATCATGATACAAAACTCGTGATATGTATTGCGTGGTCTCTTTACACcggctgctttttattttttgccattttgataacacagcagcagtcagtAGCCATCCATACATGTTTTTCCTCACCTATTCCATACTTTGTACTGCAGAGGGCGCAATAACATTTCTTACAGAAAACAATCTTCAAGGAATTTCACTCCCCAAATACAGTGCAGCGGGATGTGACGTTAGTAACACAGAGATATGAAAATGCTCCACCTACACTTAAGTCATGGGTGTGGCAGTATTTCAGCTGTCCTATAAAATATGGGGACCCTAATAAATTAACTtcaaaaattaaacaaagttttcatttttagatgTCTCCTATTACAGCACCTTgagcaacagcaaacacacaactaCTCTTAGCATCTTAATgttgctgtccatggtgctgaaccaTTTATGAAATAACTACAAGTCATTCTGTATGTAAGGGGTACCAAATAATTAAATGACACAACAGAAGCATTTTATTAACTAGTCATCATCATGAGAACATAAAACAACAGGCTGTGAGGCTTTAAATTCCCAGTCTTTCTAGTTGAAAGTTAATaatatttaagaaaatgtcCTTCAAATTTCTTGATTCTAAAGGCAGGCATGCACATTAGCATAAACcataatttattttacaaatagtCAAATATTGAACCGTAAAGTTTGTTAGCCCTGTTGAACTTCAAGTGTGTGCCATTTTACCttgttctgtctctccttctccttctgctcctGGAGTTTTTTCTCCGTCATGCTGTACTTCCTGTCAACCCTATACAGCTGCTTATCCAGCGTGCCCTGGTGAACACGAGGAGACAAGAGCTCAGTGAAAAATCACAGCAGATTTCAAgattttaaatattacaaaaagTAATCAATCACAATTACTACTGTTCCAATGACAAATACTTAATAAGTGCTGCTTACAATGTCTTTGAAAAGTCATGTGGACAGCCACTGAAATATCTTGTCTTcacatttgctttttatttcatcttaatGTCTTTGAATTTGCTATTAAATAGCAGTAACAGTAGAGAGCTACCATTACATCTGATTAGTTTCTTGAtcttttttctgaaaatatcaCAAATGTAAAGTGACTTAATAGAGTTGTGCCCATAACACAGCACCATATCCTGTACCAGTACTGCCAGTGTAGTGACATTAAAGTCCAATAAATCTCAAAAATTGCTTTGTTCTCCTTAAAAATTTCTTGAAAATTAGATTATCCAATGTAATAGACACTATCAATGATCTACGCACCATTGGAAAGATCATTTAGACCTTTCAACAACAGAAATACAAGGAGAAAAACACTCTATTAAATGGGAAATGGGAAATTATGATGAAATTTTTCAGGAAATTAGTAGGAAAATATTGGGCCCATAAAATTAAACATCGCCTTTACATTAATTTAATCTTTCTTAAGTGCCCAACCATCATATAAGTTAATCAGAGTATAAAAGTTATCAGCCAAACACTTGAAACTTTGCCTGTGGTTGTGGTTTGCCTATTCCCCCAGAACCATTTAAGGGGAACCAACAATTATGTGGAGGATCTTTCATTGTTCTATAACTCCATCTGGCTGCCAACACAGGGAAACACTGCTGGAAAATGTTCAATGCCTACTGCCTAACTGttgaaattgaaaacattatGTTATAACTTAGGTTTAAAGGGACACTGGTTATTGACACTGGTTATACTGATGCCATTTATGCAACATGTTGAATTCAACATGTTACAAACTGAATATCCAGAGCAACAAACTGGAAGCCTCTCAACCTCACACTCTGTGTAGGAGCATGGAGGCACAGGAAGTGGATTTAAGAGAGACCACAAAGTCATGTGACTCTTCCATTCATTTACATACAGCCATACACACTACAACAACAGAAAGATATTCATTCATTGGTATTCCAGACTCATCACAGGACTTTGTTTGAGCCAAACAATGAAAAGGTAGTTTAACTGAATGGAGTAGGGTACAAAGCCCCAAGCTCTGAGCTCTAAcatgtgtgtttcagagcaTCATCATGACTATGTGAGACGTGGATAGggtttaaaaacagaaaccatgCCTTTCTTCAATGAGACTGAACAATCCGCACTGCTGAGCTATTCCAAAATCTTTATAGAGGAGGGTGGGAATTTCCTAgcttattttttcacataataataatataggcAGTGTAGAAGTAAGTGTACCTTGAGATCCTTCATCGTGTTTTTCAGGGTCTTCATTGTGTGTCCCGAGTGCTCTCCTTCTATGGTGCAGGCGTTGCACACGCACACCTTGTCATCCATGCAGTAGTATCTGGAGTTgcaaaccaaataaaaacaaaattcaaataaaacttaTAACAGACAGAAGTACAGCACTGCATTCACTAATGAAGCGGTACTCAAATACTGCCAAACAACTATTAGAGAtatattaaattgaaaaaaggggggaaatgtTGTGCATCCCTAGTTTATATCAGACACTTGTTTACATATCAACTAACCATCACTGACTAAGTATTATTTTACTACTCCAGTATTTGTGGCCCAATAGGTGGATGGGTGATTAGAGTAACCCTACATAAAAACCCTGTGggatgaagaaaagcagaatTTGACCATGTCTCCTACCTGTATATCTCATCATGCTCTGGGCACTTCCTCTTCCAGAAGTCGTTTATCGGTTCTGTCAGCGGATGCTCGCAAAACGCCGGCAGTTCCAGATGTGGCTTTACGTGCTCCTCGCACATAGACACCTCGCACTTCAGGCACGTCTTGACCGCATAtgttgacacagcagcagcagcttcctgcttGTCTCCTCCTTCCTGagaaacaggagcagcagaggaccCGTCCCGAGCACCACTGATGCCTGATGCCTCGGCGGCGACTGAGGGGCAGTAGTCACATGGAACAGCAAACACAGCCCTGGTTTGCCGTGCTGCCAGCGAACACGATAGCAGTTCTCTGGACTTTAAAGCTGTAGCAGCTGCAGTGGTAGCTCTGCGTCTATGACGGTAGTCATCAGCAATATTGGCTAGTTTGAAATTTTTCTGAAAGCTGGTACCACAACGGTGGCTGTCGCGGCATTCTGGGCAGCGGAGGCGACCTCGATCCGCTTGCCGCTTTAGGTGATCGAGGCAGTTCTTGCAGAAGTTGTGCCCACAAGGAAGCAAGTGGGGGTCACGGTACAAGTCCAGACACACCGGGCAGGTGAGCTCCTCTTGCAGGACGCTGGACTCTGACTTGGCCGAGGCCATGTCAGTAATCGGGCTGCAAGGCCAGAGAGATGAGCTGGAGACACGTGGATGTAGTGGGAGAGGGGAAAGTGATGAGAAAGATGCGGATGGATATAAGTGGAAACAGCAGGATGAGGAAGTGGTGGAGACAGGAGATGAAAGGTGAAAACAGttaagagagagatggagattgGCAGAAAAGAGAGACTGGAGAGGAGAGTGATGACTggattattaattattattattactattattaataagatataaaatgaagaaaaacagaaagctgGAAACAAAGCAATCTTTGGCATTCGTTCTTTAAGAATAACTGAACACCCAAATAACTAGTTGCAGCCCTCTTTGTTTATATAATCAAGGTTGAAACATGAGTTGATTACTTGATTAGACAATCGACAGAAAATGTACAGCTTTCAATGAATAAAccaatttcagtcatttttaaccAAACaagccaaacatttgctgggtCCAGGctttaaaatattctgttttactgcttttctctgtcatgtATGACTGTAAACTTGGTT
It encodes:
- the mrpl48 gene encoding 39S ribosomal protein L48, mitochondrial, coding for MNPVFRKLQVSFTQQVFALNKALTLCRATPSIQHPVYGTASANDRQFHNMPTHGIGSWRYLLRKNLQRKKKGKRQINPIFEATDTAYGTLNVQVSGYDMTLVEHYIQYIHKLCNHFDIKVALCYALPTKTTEVMLMQEQGTKMYTDAVLKTHERVIQLRSLNTLLCPVIMDVLLKNQPEGVQLSVKEHSEAEYKVRFKARPELEELMSRINQ
- the zgc:92594 gene encoding E3 ubiquitin/ISG15 ligase TRIM25; amino-acid sequence: MASAKSESSVLQEELTCPVCLDLYRDPHLLPCGHNFCKNCLDHLKRQADRGRLRCPECRDSHRCGTSFQKNFKLANIADDYRHRRRATTAAATALKSRELLSCSLAARQTRAVFAVPCDYCPSVAAEASGISGARDGSSAAPVSQEGGDKQEAAAAVSTYAVKTCLKCEVSMCEEHVKPHLELPAFCEHPLTEPINDFWKRKCPEHDEIYRYYCMDDKVCVCNACTIEGEHSGHTMKTLKNTMKDLKGTLDKQLYRVDRKYSMTEKKLQEQKEKERQNKKFMDDSEQCLTRLGEDMKGKVLSFVHRLRDCTRTHCETNGPAIQKNISRICQDQARLQEARCGMESLMQENDPFRFIEAYKTTGKQCRRQLRKNMFYPEYVDMETEVLVTMMEEEMRKFLDDELPCHIVAAINSMCHLSDLEEEEEQEENEEEAVDEDDDDDFDDSSEEEMRSEGEEEEDEEEEEEEEDGHDQLADDLYSPGEEEEEESEEEEDEDDDDDREEEDEEERGV